AGTAGTGCTGCTAATATAATTGGACCTTGATTTAGTACAAAAAGTCCAATTAACAATAGAATAATTAATGATTTTTCCTTAATAACTTTCCAAGTCATAAATCTAGTTTTTTCTCCCTTATTTATTAAGTGTTTAATTAAAAGTATAGGTTACTTAGCCTAAAATAGCAAGTAAACAAAAAAGCTTTAATAATAAAGCTTTTTTATTTTAATCGTTCGACATCTCTGGCAATCATTAACTCTTCATCAGTTGGGATTACAAGAACTTTTATCAATGAATCTGGTGTAGAGATTTCCCCATGATAACCAAAAACATTTTTTTCAGGGTCTAATTTCATACCAAACCATGACATTGCCTCAATGACATCTTGACGCATTAAGTATCCATTTTCTCCCATACCGGCAGTAAAGACAATTGCATCTGCACCATTTAGAACAGCTAGATATTGACCAATAAATTTCTTAATACGATCAATAAACATATTGTAAGCTAGTACCGCATCTTTATTTTTTGCTTGCAACCCGTCTTCAATATCTCTCATATCACTTGAAATTTCTGACACACCGCCAAGTCCAGATTTTTTATTAAGCATATCAATAACATCAGCAGCATCATTTAATTCATCATCATTAGCAATCAGATAAGGAATAATTGCTGGATCAATATCTCCAGATCGTGTTCCCATCATCGGTCCAGCAAGTGGTGTAAAGCCCATAGAAGTATCAACTGATTCACCATGGTAATTCGCTGTAATAGATACCCCATTACCAATATGTGCTGTGATTAATTTTAACTGATCAAGTGGTTTTCCTAATAATTTTGCAGCTTCTTGGGCTACATATTGATGACTTGTTCCGTGTGCTCCGTATTTACGCACCTTTAGTTCATTATAATATTTTCTTGGAATTGGATATAAATAAGTGTAATCTTTCATAGTCGTATGAAAAGCGGTATCAAAAACAGCAACACTAGTAACACCAGGTAACAATTCCATGAATGCACGAATTCCTGCAGCTGCACCAGGATTATGAAGTGGTGCGAGTGCCGATAGTTCTTCAATCAAGGCTAGCTCTTTTTCCCCAACAACTGTAGATTGGTTGAAATATTCTCCTCCAGCTACAATTCGATGACCAATCCCTGTGATTTCCTGGTAGGAATCAATAATATTAAGTCTTAGAAGATCATCTAATAAAACTTTTACAGCCTTTGTATGATCAGGAATATCAACTGTTTGTGATTCTGATTGACCATTAAATTTAACGGTAGACTTTGATTGATGGAGACCAATTCTTTCGATTAAGCCTTTTGCTAAAACTATTTCATCTGGCATTTGGTATAACTGCCATTTTAAACTTGAACTTCCTGCATTAATTGCAATTGTTTTTGACATATCTAACCTCTTCTTGTAAACGTTTACTTTTTTCAGTACGAGAATTATTATATCAAACTAAATTAAAAAAAGCACTATCCTTTTTAAGAATTTTTTTCAAATGTTAATATTTTTTCACTTTTAAAATAAGAAAAAAGGACACAATGCCCTTTTTTAAAAACGTTATTCCTATTTATTTTTTAAACGTTCTACATCTCGTGCGATAACAAGTTCTTCATCAGTTGGAATAACCATTACTTTTACACTTGAATCTTCAGTCGAAATAATACCTTCAGCACCAAATACATTTCTCTCTGGATCTAATGACATTCCAAACCATGTTAATCCTTCAATTACTGCCTCACGAAATGGTACTGAATTTTCACCAACACCTGCAGTAAAGACAATTGCATCAACGCCATTTAATACTGCAACATATTGACCAATGTATTTTTGAACTCGATCGACATACATATCAAATGCAAGTTTCGCTTTCTCATCACCAGCTTCTCTAGCATCAATAATATCACGCATATCACTAGAACGTTCAGAAATGCCCAATAGTCCAGATTCTCTATTAAAGATATGACGAATTGCTTCTGCATCACTCAATTCAGGTTCACGATCAATCAAGAAAGGGATAATAGCTGGATCAAGATCACCAGATCTTGTTCCCATCATAATACCGCCGAGTGGTGTTAATCCCATAGATGTATCCACAGATTTTCCACCTTTAACAGCTGTAATAGAGGCACCATTACCGATATGACAAGTTATGATTTTTAAATCTTTTGCAGGTTTATCTAGAAGTTTTGCTGCTTCTTGGGAAACATATTGATGACTTGTTCCATGTGCTCCGTATTTACGAACTTGGTAATCTTCGTAATATTTATTAGCAATTGGATAACGATAAGCAACTGCTGGCATTGTTGTGTGGAAAGCTGTATCAAAAACAGCCACACTTGTAATATCAGGTAAAATCTCTTTAAAAGCTTTAATACCAGCTACGTGTGCAGGATTATGTAATGGAGCTAGAGCACTGAGTTCATCAATTTTCTCAATTTCTTTATCACCAATTAGCGTTGACTCTTTAAAGTCTTCTCCTCCAGCCACGACACGATGACCAACACCTGTAATTTCATCAAATGATTTTATTATTTCAAAACGTAATAAATCACTCATTAATATTTCAACGGCTTTATGATGATCATCAATATCAAGTGTTTGAGATTCAGATTTCCCATCAAATTTTACTGTTGAAATAGAATCTTTTAAGCCTATTCTCTCAATTAGACCTTTTGCGATTACTTCTTCTTCTGGCATTTTATATAATTGCCATTTTAAACTTGAACTTCCTGCATTAATTGCAATTGTTTTTGACATATCTAACCTCGCTTATTTATTACACTAAAACACCCTAATTATATCAAATTTTCAGTCATTTAGCTTAGTCTTGATTCCATTTTCGGAAACTTTCCATAAAATAATTTAAACTTTCAGGATTTGTTATATCTGATAGTGGAAAAACAAATGTTTCTTTCAAACTTTTTTGCTGTTTTTGTAAAATATAGATTGACTTTGTCATATAACTATTTCCAAAAAGGTTTTCTGGTAGAGCAATAACTGCCTGTATAGAGGCATATCCTTTTAACCAGCTTTTTAATAAATCACTTTGTTGACTAGCTAATAAATCAGTAGGCGCAAGCATAATAGCAAAACCATCTTTTTTCAAATATTTTAGTGATTGTTCCATCAATAAATGGTGAGCATAAGTGTGTTCTTTAGATGATGCTACTTCATATCTCGCAGCTATCTCATCATTTGGATAATAACCAATTGGTAAATCAGCGATAATGAAGTCACTTTCTTTTAAAATATGTGGTCTAACAGCGTCACCTTGTATAAATTGTGTACTTGACGACATTATCTCAGCAATACTTGCTGATAAGTCAATTAATAAGTCATCTATTTCAATTCCTAAGTAATTCAAATTATTCTGACTATAATTTAGGATTGTTTGTGCCAAATTTCCAGTTCCACTGCCAATTTCAATAATGTCTAATGATTCTTTACCTTTAGTTAAACTATCAATGAGAAAAACAAATAAAAAACCAATAGTGTCTGGTGTAAATTGATGATTTGCTTGCAATTTTTCAGTTTGCCCTGCTTTGATAAAAATAAATTGAAAAACTCTTTGCCATTCTTCTGATGTTAAAGCTAATGTTTTCAATATATCATTATTTTTATTAATTGTTTTATTATCTGTTTTAGCACCTAAAAAATAGGAATTCTGTTCAATAATTGCATCATATATATGAGTATTAAGTTGGTTTTGGATCAATTGACTATTTTCCAGTATTATTTCATAAGCTTGTTCTATTTTTTCGAAGTTCATCTCATCCTCCAATGCTTATCATATCAAAAAAAGGTTAACTTTAAAAGAAATGTAAAATCATTTACCTAATCCTTATTACTAAACTTACTTGAGATATTTAAAATAATAAACATTAGTGAATCAATGGAAGACAGTTTATTTAAATGCTTAACCTGTCAATACTTTGTTACTACAATTGACCATATTCCAATTTTTGAAAAAAGAATTGAACATTTTCAAAATATAAGAAAAGCGGCTACAAATATCGCAGAAAAGAACTTCTATGAACACCTTATAAAATTAAATCTAGCATATTTAAATCAAATGTATAATCTAAAATTAGGAACTATAAAAAATGAATCAAAATAAACCAACTCAGATGGAGAAAGTTTTTCAAGCAATTAATTCTGTTAATCATAATACTTATATAGAAGATATTATGATTACTGATGAGATACATTTCTCATCTAATAGGTGGGATTTTCGAAATTATAATCTTGATGGGAATATAATTACTGATAAACCTTATCAAAGACTTTATAACTTTTCTGATCTACAGTCTAAACAATTCAAATATCTATTAAAAATAATAATACTTAAGGATAAGTTTGTTAAAAATAATACTTTCTCCACTACCTGGTCACATTATTATTTAATTAAAAAGTTCCTATTATACCTTGAAGATAAACAAACTATATATAATTTAGAGTTTATCTCTAGTAAAGTATTAAATAATTACCTTGAATTATATAAAGATAAAAGTATTGATTATAAAATGAGAACGGCACATTTTTTAAACTTTGGGAACTATATACCAGTTTACACCAAACACAAGATATGGTATCTATGAGAAAAAAGGCGACTTCCAAATGGAAATCGTCTTTTCATTATTTAAGTAATTCGTATTCAAACAACTTTTTCTCTAACTCTTCTGAATAATAGTTAGCTAGTCTAGTTTTTAACTCCTTTAACTTTGTATTTACTTTTTCGTTATTGAATATTTTTTTGCCATTGGTATCTTTATAAGAGGTGTTTATACACAATTCTATTTGGTAAGTGCCGTAGTTATACTTTAAATTATATTCTTGAGTATTTTTAGCTAATTCAAGTAATTCATCAAATACGCCAAGTAACATTAAATCCGCCCTGTCAAACTTACCGTATTTTTCTTGTTCTACCAATTCTTTCCTTACTAATGATTTCTCATCAAGGCACATCTCGTTATTGTAAAATCGTCCATCTGTGCCTTCAAAACTTAGGCAGTGGTTTTTATGTGAAATACAAGTCCAGAGGGTAGATTTCCTTAGAAAATCAGTATCTCGCTTATACAAATCCCCTTTATCAGACGTTGTGTAATAAATATCTCTTTCATAGCAGTTTCTTTGTGGATACTGCTTGGCAACAAATAAAGCTGTCTGCTCTGCGTAATTAGTTGTTCTAACTTGACTACCTCGTCCATGATATATTGCGATTCTAGTCATCCGTATGTCCTGCGGAGTAATACCAAAACCACTGGCTTCTATAACTGCCAAAATATTGTCATTATAAACAGGTTTTCCATAGCTTTTCAATGGAACTTCCTTGCCATCGTAGCCAGTAGCAATTTTAGATAATACATCTGATTTAGTCTTTTTAGAATAGTATTCTCCTAGCGTTTTGTATACTTTTCTTATAGTGACATGCTCCACATCTTTAAGAATAGCATCCTCTGGTACATCAATGACCGCAACGCCTTTTCCAGTTCCCCACTTCTTTTTATTTTTCCAAATTTCTTTGGCTGGGACAGTTAAACTTTCTGTTTTTGTATCAGCTTCATTTTTCCATTGTGCTACCAAAACGGAACTTTCTTGTGCTTTAAAATTCCCTCTATTGGCTAAAAAACCATTAACAAAAGTTTTTTGCATCAATCCTACCGACTTCCAATATTTTACTGGTGCAAATAAGATGTAATAATCATGTTCATTTCTCATAAAATATTTCTCAAACGACCAAACAAATTGATTGAGTAAATCTTTTGCATGACTACTATCTCCAGTAAATTCAGCAGACATTAGTTTACGAATATGGCTAAACTTGTCTTTGGATTTAACATTTCCTTCTTGAGCACGAGCTAACTCATTGGAATATGGCGGATTTTCAAATCCAATTATTGCTATATCTTTGTCGTCAATAATTTCTTGTAATGTTTCATGTTTTCCAACCGTCTCCATAGGGACGGACAAAAACTCTTCTGCAAGGGCATCACCACCATTTACTAAATTACCTTTATTGGATTGTACGACTGTCAAAGGTGGAATGATAGCTCTGACTTTCCCGATATATTTGTTATACAGAACGAGCCATTCTTTGATTTCGTAAGTATTCAAGATGACATGACTTAATTCCTCGTCAGTTAGATAATACTCCAAAGCACCTGTACCTGCACATCTATCCAAAATGACGTAATCCATATCTTTAGGAAGATTATTGATAGCTTGACGGACAAGTTTTGTAGCCTCTTTTACATAAGGCAATGGTGTGTAAAATGCCCCTAAGTCTTTTCTGTTTGCAGGGTCATTTAAGGCATCCATCACGGTATCGAAATCAGATTCGTTCCCATCCCAAGGTAAAATGTAGTCTCCAATTATAGAATTACTAGGATTCCTAAGCATTTCAAACATTTGAGATTTTGTTGTCGTCTTATCGTAATGATAAATATAATTTGCCCAACCTAAAATATTTGGAAAGTTGATGTCAAATTTTTGATACTCATCAATTTGAAACATTTTACGTAATTCACTATTTTTGGGGCTACTAGGCTGAAAGACAACAAAGTCAAATTCTTTTTCAGGTTTAGTGGCGTTTTTCAAAGTCAACTGCTTGACGTTTTTAGAAGCACTATTTGTATAATTTTTTAGAATTTCTGAACGATACTGTGTTGCATCATAAACATAAGCGTGGTCTTTGCTAATATCAACCAAGACAATTTTGCTTGGTATAGGAATGCCACCCTTGTTTCTTAATTTAGAAAGATAATGAATAGCTTGCACAAGTACAATGTTAAGGTCAGCAATGTTGTTCTTAAACTCGAATAATGCTCCATTGACGATACCATCTGTATTCTCAATTAAAACCTCCTTTTCATCAAAGCCGAAAGTTCTCCAAAAAAACAAATTATCAGCTCTTTCATTACCAGATTGCCAACTTCTATCAATAGCAAGAGGTGTCATTTTCCACCTCCAACTATTGCTATCCACTTTTCAAAAACGTGAAAAAGCCTGTTTTAGTGCTTGACAAAAAACACGTCCGATTACATAATCAGCGTGAGCTGTGATTGCGCTCATACCAATCATTTCCTTTACTTCTTGACACTCCTATTATACCAAAATTTTTAGATTTTGAATAGTAGTAAATTACACTTTTTTTGACTTTGTTTCATTGTTGTGCTATAATTGAATTATCAACGGAGGAGTTTAGTCTATGAAATTTGAGTTTAAGTCATTATTTGATTTACAATCAGCTTTTCCTACAGAGCAAGCATGTATAGAGCATCTAGAGGAATTACGTTGGGGCGATGTTGTTGTCAGCCCTTTTGATGCTACATCAAAAGTTTATAAATGTAAAGGCAATAAATATCGTTGTGTGAACACGAAAAAATACTTCAATGTCAAAACGGATACGCTTTTTGAAAATACTAAAACTCCTTTACGAAAATGGTTTATGGCAATTTGGATGGTCACTTCCCACAAAAAGGGTATCTCATCTGTCCAACTGGCAAAAGACATTGATGTGACCCAGAAAACAGCTTGGTTTATGTTGGAACGTATTCGCAAGTGTTTTGGTTCTGAAAACAATAATGACCTAGATGATGTTGTTGAAGTGGACGAGACTTATATTGGTGGTAAAAATAAGAATCGTCATCATTCTAAAAAGGTCAAGAATGCTCAAGGTCGTTCGTTGAAAGATAAATCTGCGGTCGTAGGAATGCTACAACGTCAAGGTAAAGTAAATGCCCATCATGTCTCAGATAACAAAACGCAAACCTTGACAGATGAGATTATCAAATACGTCAAACGTACAGCTCAACTTTACACTGATGAATGGTTGGGCTATAATAAAGTTGCGGATATGTACGCACATGCCTATGTGAATCATGGAGCAAGGGAGTATGTTAATGGAGATGCTTATACAAATACTATCGAAGGCTTTTGGGCTGGATTGAAGCGTGGTGTTCTCGGTATCTATCACTCATGGTCTAAAAAACACCTTCAAGATTATGTTGATGAATTTGTTTTTCGTTACAATACTCGTGATTACTCTGACAGCCAACGATTTAATTT
This Streptococcus urinalis 2285-97 DNA region includes the following protein-coding sequences:
- a CDS encoding acetate kinase, producing MSKTIAINAGSSSLKWQLYQMPDEIVLAKGLIERIGLHQSKSTVKFNGQSESQTVDIPDHTKAVKVLLDDLLRLNIIDSYQEITGIGHRIVAGGEYFNQSTVVGEKELALIEELSALAPLHNPGAAAGIRAFMELLPGVTSVAVFDTAFHTTMKDYTYLYPIPRKYYNELKVRKYGAHGTSHQYVAQEAAKLLGKPLDQLKLITAHIGNGVSITANYHGESVDTSMGFTPLAGPMMGTRSGDIDPAIIPYLIANDDELNDAADVIDMLNKKSGLGGVSEISSDMRDIEDGLQAKNKDAVLAYNMFIDRIKKFIGQYLAVLNGADAIVFTAGMGENGYLMRQDVIEAMSWFGMKLDPEKNVFGYHGEISTPDSLIKVLVIPTDEELMIARDVERLK
- a CDS encoding acetate kinase, whose protein sequence is MSKTIAINAGSSSLKWQLYKMPEEEVIAKGLIERIGLKDSISTVKFDGKSESQTLDIDDHHKAVEILMSDLLRFEIIKSFDEITGVGHRVVAGGEDFKESTLIGDKEIEKIDELSALAPLHNPAHVAGIKAFKEILPDITSVAVFDTAFHTTMPAVAYRYPIANKYYEDYQVRKYGAHGTSHQYVSQEAAKLLDKPAKDLKIITCHIGNGASITAVKGGKSVDTSMGLTPLGGIMMGTRSGDLDPAIIPFLIDREPELSDAEAIRHIFNRESGLLGISERSSDMRDIIDAREAGDEKAKLAFDMYVDRVQKYIGQYVAVLNGVDAIVFTAGVGENSVPFREAVIEGLTWFGMSLDPERNVFGAEGIISTEDSSVKVMVIPTDEELVIARDVERLKNK
- a CDS encoding class I SAM-dependent methyltransferase, whose protein sequence is MNFEKIEQAYEIILENSQLIQNQLNTHIYDAIIEQNSYFLGAKTDNKTINKNNDILKTLALTSEEWQRVFQFIFIKAGQTEKLQANHQFTPDTIGFLFVFLIDSLTKGKESLDIIEIGSGTGNLAQTILNYSQNNLNYLGIEIDDLLIDLSASIAEIMSSSTQFIQGDAVRPHILKESDFIIADLPIGYYPNDEIAARYEVASSKEHTYAHHLLMEQSLKYLKKDGFAIMLAPTDLLASQQSDLLKSWLKGYASIQAVIALPENLFGNSYMTKSIYILQKQQKSLKETFVFPLSDITNPESLNYFMESFRKWNQD
- a CDS encoding IS1595 family transposase, whose amino-acid sequence is MKFEFKSLFDLQSAFPTEQACIEHLEELRWGDVVVSPFDATSKVYKCKGNKYRCVNTKKYFNVKTDTLFENTKTPLRKWFMAIWMVTSHKKGISSVQLAKDIDVTQKTAWFMLERIRKCFGSENNNDLDDVVEVDETYIGGKNKNRHHSKKVKNAQGRSLKDKSAVVGMLQRQGKVNAHHVSDNKTQTLTDEIIKYVKRTAQLYTDEWLGYNKVADMYAHAYVNHGAREYVNGDAYTNTIEGFWAGLKRGVLGIYHSWSKKHLQDYVDEFVFRYNTRDYSDSQRFNLLLLNAGVRTTYKELTNGY